In the genome of Oscarella lobularis chromosome 1, ooOscLobu1.1, whole genome shotgun sequence, one region contains:
- the LOC136199816 gene encoding rho guanine nucleotide exchange factor 12-like, with protein MQERTGGNDLHSPSYSKGKEERRSLVERTVTIVRDESSGGGYGLTVSGDNPVFVQSIKQGGSAWRAGVQSGDRILMVNDQYVARAGHIHVVQLIKAAKIVNLRLASPSPLPGRVETVTHMENNSQDHVSGQRNVASATIERMLHQEQQFYKDRCEEYEKNPDSKLEKEMHESSERIQKLEHQLKGNKGRGPGGGQRGSTGSLPSRLHLNRSGSGELLTSSSNKGGTPTSKRKKASASGDEKKSVNRLRVLTGFRNSGSPKKDHGKQRSPAPFSSPPPATTESPGADLTPPSKGDKQQLIHPLSSSTTSQSAAAFICIDDSDEDEELSHEGPFCDLALLEKMPGHMAVFINYLVTDERCNPANMFFYVISGIYQKHLNTKDLRRMATDVYNSFLSPRAPLKVDMDDSITKQIETSLKSRSGNTSDESFRPIFNKARDHEFNFVSRQLGEFRGKRALGLGSMFGEAYLTDDLTQQDHIEVVSRLLTPHLQQLISSTQTSSDEKEKRAALASSILTFMQDVGVKVKLKLDATSAGSGNRPQSFTSPKPVVSSSAAGRSSLFKNNKFHLIKGHEFVAVHYHYPTFCDHCKGLLWGFGFQGYRCQVCGFNVHKQSCNDVLPSPCPGAKKGGQVKIGSLWVDMDKRKSPGLATSSSSTTGKRKSSEADHLLSASTTTLSASNSYSSLYTDTTSIAPSIVDPAQMDSMSLAESDRVSLASGVGGRVNKLVKTYEETAAAVTSSLSSPTSQRKSYDANESTSFSDDSTVKRHRIGSMVSDKSATLPYKGDSGKKKEVTRTRSLKLSERDKMARNLSQYSLQVDHSASMMNLRENGSGGGGGGGEGDFFTSSEGGPRMLLPSPSMTFEDQELMQDEDMIVEESLIPWVQTVDKMMLNRMTRKEIRRQELIHELIYTERNHVKKLKTLYQVFYTPLVKSKHFSQEKMDKWFPHIRQLVELYRGLMLAMRDKFEEGMKMKDTRGQVALIGDLMLRRFQGYAGDKLVEISADFAATQAAALEQIKYARQKSKDVDRFFLRCESRPICGRLQLSEFMSVVILRLTKYPLLLEQILKYTGTNHPDYENTKDALDASKKVLVKVNEIVKATKTRELLFDIQKKLDMSGIEKASAQFEELKDFNLTDENNELYFHGQLGWKLNKSRTQTVCLLVFHHMLVLLERNEDKDRYQLRVRPDPNGKVDRSPVILFQNLLVREAAYDPKSFFAVSTTTETPQMYELISQSVDERKLWENKIGEAMEIWKSSHGGRRAAEEEERRARRSKTPKKTDEEEEEEEEDQENDTIASLKEKILVESRKVTAALERKSRLMEKLQNLESKQMQRQSSEPMKRAPSPPTVIAAAAAAADTVATAGPKEGLGKRRHSTPALGVPQQQRSRLSLIGALRLADRLAELANKLSLAKTEGDVLSDIVTKDIVAHTSQLQKKLSSFLRVSPPPALAILEEDSSPAPLRKKKESSELHRPRSRALDKGFRKPSLASQTSNEASEDVRAANDSDSSSTSSSEKKNVEITKEPSPSIRRQSSFDNDDGDNKDDNDDEKKEEEEEKEKEEEEEEKEKEEEEEKEKEEEEEKEKEGGGEGDGNLNVVT; from the exons ATGCAAGAGCGCACGGGGGGAAACGATCTCCACTCTCCTTCCTATTCAAAAgggaaagaagagcgacgttcgctcgtcgaacgaacggTGACAAtcgttcgcgacgaatcgtcgggCGGCGGATACGGATTGACTGTGAGCGGAGATAATCCCGTTTTCGTTCAATCGATCAAGCAAG GAGGATCTGCTTGGAGAGCTGGAGTTCAATCGGGAGATCGAATTCTTATG GTCAATGATCAGTATGTGGCGAGAGCTGGACACATTCACGTTGTCCAACTCATCAAAG ctGCGAAAATTGTGAATCTTCGTTTGGCGAGCCCCTCCCCTTTGCCGGGAAGAGTCGAAACAGTGACGCACA TGGAGAACAATTCCCAGGATCACGTCTCTGGACAAAGAAATGTTGCCAGTGCGACGATCGAGCGAATGCTACATCAGGAGCAACAATTCTATAAA gatcGTTGTGAGGAGTATGAGAAGAATCCTGATTCAAAACTAGAGAAAGAA ATGCACGAATCGAGTGAACGCATTCAAAAGCTTGAGCACCAACTGAAAGGAAACAAAGGCAGAGGTCCTGGAGGAGGACAAAGAGGTTCGACAGGTAGCCTCCCATCTCGTCTTCACCTCAATCGAAGTGGATCAGGCGagttgctgacgtcatcatcgaacAAAGGAGGAACGCCCACATCAAAGCGGAAAAAAGCTTCAGCTTCC GGagatgaaaagaaatcggTGAATCGACTCCGAGTTCTCACTGGATTTCGAAATTCGGGCTCACCAAAAAAGGATCATGGGAAGCAAAGAAGCCCGgctcctttctcttcgccgccgccggcaaCGACCGAATCGCCGGGGGCGGATCTTACGCCGCCGTCAAAGGGAGATAAACAGCAATTAATTCATCCGTTGTCATCATCTACAACATCTCAGTCAGCAGCTGCGTTTATATGCATTGATGATTCCGATGAAGATGAGGAGCTT TCTCATGAGGGTCCTTTCTGTGATTTGGCTTTGCTCGAAAAGATGCCCG gtcaCATGGCtgtttttattaattatctTGTCACCGACGAACGTTGCAATCCCGCTAATATG ttTTTTTACGTGATCAGTGGAATTTATCAGAAACATTTGAACACAAAGGATCTCAGGCGAATGGCTACGGATGTCTACAATTCCTTTCTATCTCCTCGAGCg CCCCTCAAAGTAGATATGGACGATTCCATTACAAAGCAAATAG AAACGAGTTTGAAGAGTCGCAGCGGCAACACGAGTGACGAATCATTTCGACCTATATTCAATAAAGCAAG AGATCACGAATTTAATTTTGTGTCGCGACAATTAGGAGAGTTTCGTGGGAAGCGAGCTCTCGGTTTGGGGAGTATGTTTGGAGAAGCCTATCTCACTG ACGATTTAACACAGCAAGATCACATCGAGGTTGTCAGTCGTCTTCTCACACCTCACCTTCAGCAATTGATCTCCTCTACGCAAAC atcGAGTGAtgagaaggagaaacg AGCTGCTttagcgtcgtcgattctgACGTTCATGCAAGACGTAGGAGTCAAGGTCAAG ctAAAATTGGATGCAACTAGTGCGGGCAGCGGAAATCGTCCTCAAAGCTTCACGTCCCCAAAGCCAGTTGTCAGCTCGAGCGCCGCTGGCCGATCATCTCTCTTCAAAAACAACAAG TTTCATCTCATCAAAGGAcacgaattcgtcgccgttcattATCATTACCCAACATTCTGCGATCACTGCAAGGGATTATTGTGGGGATTTGGCTTTCAAGGCTACAGATGCCAAG TGTGTGGCTTCAACGTTCACAAACAAAGTTGCAATGACGTCCTTCCCTCTCCCTGTCCTGGTGCAAAGAAAGGAGGCCAAgtg AAAATTGGTTCACTCTGGGTTGACATGGACAAGAGAAAATCTCCCGGATTAGCTACAAGTAGCTCATCCACCACGGGAAAAC GCAAGAGCTCCGAAGCAGACCATCTACTCAGCGCAAGTACAACGACACTATCAGCAAGCAACTCCTATTCGTCTCTCTACACGGATACGACAAGCATTGCTCCATCGATCGTCGATCCAGCGCAGATGGATTCAATGTCTCTCGCCGAATCCGACAGAGTTTCATTAGCaagcggcgtcggcggacgAGTGAATAAATTAGTCAAAACATATGAAGAGACGGCAGccgctgtgacgtcatctctctcgtcgccgacgtcacaACGAAAGTCATACGACGccaacgaatcgacgtcattttcggACGATTCGACGGTGAAACGACATCGAATCGGATCGATGGTGAGCGACAAATCGGCGACACTTCCCTATAAGGGAGACagtggaaagaagaaagaagtgaCACGTACGCGTAGTCTAAAATTATCCGAGCGCGATAAGATGGCGAGGAACTTGAGTCAATATTCCCTTCAAGTCGATCATTCGGCGTCGATGATGAATTTGAGGGAGAATGgaagcggaggaggagggggaggaggagagggCGACTTTTTCACGTCTTCCGAAGGCGGACCGCGAATGCTTCTTccttcgccgtcgatgacgtttGAAGATCAGGAGCTGATGCAGGACGAGGATATGATTGTCGAGGAGTCGCTCATACCTTGGGTTCAGACTGTCGATAAAATGATGCTCAATCGGATGACGAGGAAGGAAATACGTAGACAAGAACTCATACACGAACTGATTTACACGGAGAGAAATCACGTCAAAAAACTCAAAACTTTATACCAG gtTTTCTATACGCCGTTGGTGAAGAGCAAACATTTTAGTCAGGAAAAAATGGACAAGTGGTTTCCTCACATTAGACAACTCGTCGAGCTTTATC gcggACTTATGCTTGCAATGAGAGATAAATTCGAGGAAGGGATGAAAATGAAGGACACGCGTGGTCAAGTGGCTTTGATTGGCGATTTGATGCTCAGAAGG TTCCAAGGATACGCTGGAGACAAATTGGTGGAAATATCAGCTGATTTTGCAGCCACCCAAGCGGCGGCACTGGAGCAAATCAAA TACGCAAGACAAAAgtcgaaagacgtcgatcgcttcttcttg AGATGCGAATCGCGTCCTATCTGCGGTCGACTCCAATTGAGCGAATTCATGTCTGTTGTCATATTGAGACTGACCAAGTATCCTCTCTTGCTTGAGCAAATACTCAAGTACACAGGAA CTAATCATCCGGATTACGAAAATACAAAAGATGCACTCGACGCTTCAAAG AAAGTTCTCGTCAAAGTGAACGAAATTGTCAAGGCAACCAAAACTAGAGAG CTCCTTTTTGACATTCAAAAGAAGTTGGATATGAGTGGAATCGAAAAGGCGTCGGCTCAATTTGAAGAACTCAAA GATTTTAATCTTACGGACGAAAACAATGAGCTCTATTTTCACGGTCAACTTGGCTGGAAATTGAACAAAAGCCGAACTCAaa CTGTTTGCCTTCTCGTTTTTCATCACATGCTTGTCCTTTTGgaacgaaacgaagacaagGATCGATATCAACTCAGAGTTCGACCCGATCCGAATGGAAAAGTCGATCGAAGTCCTGTCATATTGTTTCAAAATTTACTCGTCCGAGAAGCGGCGTACGATCCCAAGTCGTTCTTCGCCGTttccacgacgacggaaacACCACAAATGTACGAACTCATTTCCCAATCCGTAGACGAGAGAAAATT GTGGGAAAACAAAATTGGAGAAGCCATGGAAATATGGAAGTCAA GTCATGGTGGACGTCGTGCTgcggaagaggaagaaagacGGGCTAGAAGAAGCAAGACACCGAAGAAgacagacgaagaggaggaagaggaggaagaagatcaGGAAAACGATACCATTGCATCTTTGAAAg AGAAGATTCTAGTCGAGAGTCGAAAAGTTACAGCGGCTTTGGAGCGTAAATCTCGTCTCATGGAAAAACTGCAGAACCTTGAAAGCAAGCAGATGCAACGTCAGTCTTCAGAGCCAATGAAAAGAGCTCCATCGCCTCCCACagtcatcgccgccgccgccgccgccgccgacacCGTCGCCACTGCCGGTCCCAAAGAAGGATtgggaaaacgacgtcatagCACTCCAGCGTTGGGAGTGCCTCAGCAACAACGATCTAG ACTTTCCTTGATTGGTGCACTACGTCTAG CTGATCGTTTGGCTGAATTGGCTAATAAACTGTCGTTGGCCAAAACGGAAGGAGACGTTTTGTCTGACATTGTCACAAAG GATATTGTTGCACACACTTCACAattgcagaaaaaattgagCAGTTTCTTG AGGGTTAGTCCCCCACCTGCACTGGCAATATTGGAAGAGGATTCATCCCCCGCACCCcttcgaaagaaaaaagaaagctcCGAACTACACAGACCCAGATCAAGGGCACTCGACAAAG GTTTTAGAAAGCCTTCACTCGCTTCTCAGACTTCAAATGAGGCGAGTGAGGACGTACGCGCCGCCAACGACTCCgactcctcgtcgacgtcgtcgtctgaaaagaagaacgtTGAAATAACGAAAGAGCCATCGccgtcaattcgacgacagaGCTCcttcgacaacgacgacggcgataacaaagacgacaatgatgatgaaaagaaggaggaggaggaggagaaagagaaggaggaggaggaggaggagaaagagaaggaggaggaggaggagaaagagaaggaggaggaggaggagaaagagaaggaggggggaggagaaggcgaCGGCAATTTGAATGTCGTGACGTaa